In Ramlibacter sp., the sequence GGTGCTGGACCCGCCGCAGTTCGCGGTAGGCGCGCGCGGCGTCTTCACCCACGCCGGCGGGCAGCAGGCCCGCGCCTTCGGCCAGCCGCAGCAGCGTGATGTTGCCCAGGTTGGGCCGCAGGCCCGGGTGGCTGGCCGACTGGGACAGCACCAGGAACTGGACCGCGAACTCCACATCGACCATGCCGCCCGTGCTGTGCTTGACGTCAAAGCGGCCGCCGCGGATCGGGTGGGCCGCGCGCACCTTGTCCCGCATGCCGATGATCTCGTCGCGCAGCGCGGGGATGTCGCGCGGCGCGGTGATGACGGCGTCGCGCACGGCGGCAAAGCGCGCCGCGAGTGCCTGTGGGCCGGGCGTGTCGCCCATGCCCAGCACGAACCGGGCGCGTGTCATGGCCTGGTGCTCCCAGGTCCAGGCGGTGTTGCTGCCGCGCTGCTGCTGGTAGCGGGCATAGGCCTCGAAACGGGTCACCAGCAGGCCGGAGTTGCCATTGGGGCGCAGCGCGGTATCGATCTCGAACAGGTCGCCCTCGGCGGTCTTGACGCTGAGCCAGTTGATCAGCTTGCGCACAAAGGCGGCGTAGACCTCGGGCGCGCGTTCGTCGTCGTCCTCGTAGACGAACACGATGTCCAGGTCGCTGCCGTAGCCCAGCTCCTTGCCGCCCAGCTTGCCGTAGCCAATGATGGCGAAGCAGGGCTCCTCGCGGTGCCGCCCCTTCAGACGCTGCCAGCACCAGCGCGCCGTCACCCGCAGCAGGGCGTCGGCCAGCGCGCTCAGGTCGTCGGCCACCTGCTCGACCGTGAGCCGCCCCTCGATGTCCCGCGCCAGCGTGCGGAACACCTCGGCGTGATGGGCCCGCCGCAGCAGGTTGAGCAGGGCTTCGTCGTCGTCCTCGCCGGTGATCTCGAGCGAGCGGCGGCGCTGCTCCATCTCGCGTTCGAAGTCGTCCGCCACGAAGCGCTGCTGCAGCATCTCGTCGCTGGCGAGTTCGTCGATCACGCCGGGGTGCTGCAGCAGGTAGCGCGCCGGCCAGCGGGCGGCGCCCAGCAGGCGCAGCAGGCGTTCGTGCACGGCGGGCCGCTCCAGCAGCAGCGCCAGATAGCTTTCGCGGCGCAGCAGGGGCTCGATCCAGTCGGCCAGCCGCACAGCGGCTTCGGCCGTGACCCGGCCCTCGCGCAGCCAGGTGGCCGTGCGCTGAATCAGGCGGGCGAGGCGGTCGCGCGCGTCATCGCGCAGGGCCAGCACCCGCGGGTGGCCCCGCCACTGGGCCAGCCGTTCACCCAGGGCCTCGGGCAACTGGGCCAGCAGCTCGTCCAGGTCGGGCGCCGGGGCGCGCCCGGATTTGGGGCCCGAGCAGTTGCCCTTGCACTCCCTGGCACCGCCGCCCAGCAGCTTGTCGAACTCCTGGGCCACCAGTTCGCGGTGGGTGTCCAGCTCGCTCAGGAAGGGGCAGCAGTTGGCGAAGCCCATGGTCTGGGCGATCCAGGCGAGGTCGTCGTCACGGGTGGCCAGCACATGGGTCTGCTGGTCGTCAAGGTACTGGATGCGGTGCTCGACGCGGCGCAGGAACTCGTAGGCGCGGGCCATGGCGTCGGCCGTGGCCTGTGGCATGAGCCCGGCCCGGGCCACCCGCTGCAGCGCCGCGAGTGTCGGCCGGGTCCGCAGCTCGGGGAACTGGCCGCCGCGCACCACCTGCAGCAGTTGCACGGTGAACTCGATCTCGCGGATGCCCCCGCGCGAGAGCTTCACGTCATTGGCCCGCTCGGGCCGCCCGGCGCTGCGCTTGGCCGCATGTTCGCGGATCTGCCGGTGCAGCACGCGCAGCGAGTCAAACACGTTGTAGTCCAGGTAGCGGCGGAACACAAAGGGCAGAACGGCGCCGCGCAGCTCCTGGGCCGAGCCGCTTTCAACGCAGGCCCGCGGCGCGATCACGCGGCTCTTGAGCCAGGCAAAACGCTCCCATTCGCGGCCCTGGACCTGGAAGTATTCTTCCAGCGCCCCCAGCGACACGGCGGCCGGACCCGAGTTGCCGTTGGGCCGCAGCGCCAGGTCCACGCGGAACACGAAGCCATGCTCGGTGGTGTCGCCGATCAGGCCGTAGATGATCCGGACGGCCTTGCTGAAGTACTCGTGGTTGGAAATGCGCTGGTGGCCTTCGGCATCGCCGGCGGTCTCGCCATCATGGTCGTAGACATAGATCAGGTCGATGTCGCTGGACACATTGAGCTCGCGCGCGCCGAGCTTGCCCATGCCCACGACCCACAGTTGCGCGGGCCGCCCGTCGGGCGCGAGCGGCGCGCCATGGCGCGCGTCCAGTTCGCTGCGCGCCTCGGTGCAGGCGATGTCCAGGGCGAATTCGGCCAGCTCGGTCACGGCGCGCGTGATGGTGGCCAGCGGCGCCTGGCCGTCGCAGTCCAGCCGCACCAGCCGTTCCATCACGAGCTGGCGCAGGACGCGCAAGGCGGTGCCGGCATCGGGGGTCTGGCGCTTCAGCGCTTCATAGGTGGCGGCGATGCTGGCATGCACCGGAGCGCCCTGCGGCAACAGCGCCAGTTCGGCGGCATAGCGCCGGCGCAGGCGCTGCACGAAGCGCGAATGCGACGACAGCGACGCGGCTTCGCCCCCGGCCTGGCCGGTCCCGTCCACGGGCTGGCCGTTTAACAAAACTTCACTCTTGTGCATCGAACCCAACGAACCGCTGCCGGTCATAATTCCTGACACATCCACCTGTTCAATGAACGACTCCGCGCCGTCCCCTTCGCGTCTGCTGAAGACTTATGCCGCCGTTGCGCGCTGGTTTTTGTGGTTGTTGCTGGCGGTCTGGCTGGTGTTTGCGCTCGCCTGGGGCGCGCTGCATGGCTGGATTGTGCCGCGAATCGGGGAGTTCCGCCCGGACCTTGAAATCGAGGCCACCCGGGTGTTGGGGATACCCGTTCGCATCGGGGAAATCACCGCCCGCACCGAAGGGCTGGTCCCCTCCTTCGAGCTGGCCAACGTGGTGCTGCTGGACCCGCAGGGCCGCGAGGCGCTGCGCCTGCCGCGGGTGGTGGCGGCGCTGTCACCGCGCTCGCTCTGGAACCTGGGTTTCGAGCAGCTTTACATCGACCGGCCCGAGCTGGACGTGCGCCGCGCCGCCGACGGCCGGGTCTTTGTGGCGGGGCTGGATTTTTCCCGTGGCGGCAGCGACGGGCGGGCCGCCGACTGGTTCTTCAGCCAGACCGAATTCGTGATTCACCAGGGCACGGTGCGCTGGACCGACGAGCTGCGCGGCAAGGCACCGCTGGCCCTGGCCGCGGTGGATTTCGTGGCCCGCAACAGCGCCCGGCGTCACGCGCTGCGGCTGGACGCCACGCCGCCCGCCGACTGGGGGCAGCGCTTCACGCTGCGCGGTGTTTTTCGCCAGCCACTGTGGTCGGCGCGTGCCGGCCAGTGGACGCAGTGGGACGGTCAGGTTCATGCCGATTTCGCGCAGGTCGATGTCTCGCAGTTGCGCGGTTACCCAGGCCTGGGGCTGGACCTCACCGAGGGCCGGGGCGCGGTGCGCCTGTGGGCCGATGTCCGCAAGGGCGAGCTGGCCGGTGGCGTGGCCGACCTGGCGCTGACCGATGTCAGCGGCACATTGGGGCCCGGCTTGCAGCCCCTGTCGCTGGCCTACCTGTCGGGGCGCGTTGGCGGCCGGAGGCTGGCCGGCGGGTTTGACTTCTCCACCCAGGACCTGCGGTTCAGGACCCGCGAAGGCCTGGTCTGGCCGGGCGGCAACGTGGCGGTGACATGGACCGGGGCCACCGGCGGCCAGCCGGCGCGGGGTGAACTGCGCGCCGACCGGCTGGACCTGGCCGCGCTGGGCCAGGTGGCCAGCCGGTTGCCGCTGGGCACCGTGACCCATGCCGCGCTGACTGCCTACGCGCCGCGCGGCATGGTGGAAACGATCCAGGGCCGGTGGCAGGGGCCGCCCGACGCGCTGCAGAGCTACCAGGCCAAGGGCCGCGTGGTGGGGCTGGAGATCGCCTCGCGCGCGGCCAGCCTGCCAGCGGGCTCCACGCTCACGCATGCGCCGGCCGGCAGTCCGGGCATCCGCGGCGCGGCGCTGGACTTTGATTTCACGCAGGCCGGCGGCACGGCCCGCCTGCGCATGAGCAAGGGCGCGCTGGACCTGCCCGGGGTGTTTGAAGAGCCGACCCTGCCCCTGGATGAACTGTCGGCCGACGCGCGCTGGCAGATCAAGGACCGCCAGCTGTCGTTGTCACTGGACAACCTGAAGTTCAGCAACGCCGATCTGGACGGCCAGGCCCGGCTGAGCTGGCAGACCAGCGACCCCGCGCGGTCTGCCAACCACTCGCGGTTCCCGGGCGTGCTCGACCTACAGGGCACGCTGAGCCGCGCCGATGGCGCCCGGGTGCACCGCTACCTGCCGCTGGTCATCGCCCAGCCGGCACGCCGCTATGTGCGCGAGGCCGTGGTCCAGGGCAGCGCCAGTGGGGTGAAGTTTCGCGTGCGCGGTGACCTGCTCCACCTGCCGTTCAAGGACCCCAAGCTGGGCGAGTTCCACATCAGCGCCAACGTGAAGAACACCGAGTTCGCCTTCGTGCCGCGTGCCATTGCTCCGCGTGGCGCGGCACCCTGGCCCGCGCTGACGCAGTTGTCTGGTGAACTGGTTTTTGACGGCAACACCATGCAGGTCAAGGGCGCCAGCGGCCGGCTCTCGGGCGGGCCGGGGTTGCAGGTGACGAACGCGCAGGCGCTCATCCCCGACCTGGCCCATTCGACCACGGTGGTGGTCAGCGCCGAGGTGCGCGGCCCCTTGAGTGAAGCCCTGTCGGTGGTCAATGCCTCGCCGCTCTCGGCCTTGATGGGGCATGCGCTGGACCAGACGGTGGCCAATGGCAATGCCGAGGTGCGGCTGCACCTGACCCTGCCGGTGAACACCATCGACCGCTCGCGCGTTCAGGGCAGCCTCACGCTGGCGGGCAATGACCTGCAGATCACGCCCGACAGCCCGGTGCTGGGGCGGGCGCGCGGCAGCGTCCTGTTCAGCGAAAGCGGCTTCTCGCTCGCGGGCGCGCAGGCGCGCACCCTGGGCGGCGAGATGCGGCTGGAAGGTGGCAGCCGGGCCGGTGCCAGTCCCGCCGAGCGGGGCGGTGTGCAGTTCCGGGCCCAGGGCACGGTCACGGCCGAAGGCCTGCGCCAGGCGACCGAACTGGGCTTTGTGTCGCGGCTGGCGCAAAGCATGCAAGGCAGCGCGACCTACACTGCGGCGCTCGGCTTTCGCCGCGGCGTGCCGGAACTGTCGATTGCCAGCAGCCTGCAGGGCCTGGCGCTGACCCTGCCGCCACCCATGAACAAGAGCGCCGAGGCCCTGATGCCCTTGCGTTACGACAGCGCGCTGCTGGCGGAATCGCTGGCGCCCGGCGCGCGGCTGGCCGACCAGATCTCGGTGGGGCTGGGGCGGGTGGCCTCCCTGACCTATGTGCGCGACCTGTCTGAGCCGGTGGCCCGTGTGCGGCGCGGCGCCATCGGGGTGGGGCTGGCCGCGGGTGAATCGGCCCCGCTGCCCGAACAGGGCGTGATGGCCAACATCCACCTGGGCACCGTCGATGTCGATGCCTGGGACAAGGTGCTGTCCGGTGCCTCGGGCGCCAGTCTGTCGGCCCCGGCCGAAACGGGCGGCACGGCGAACCGGGCCGCGCTGGATTACCTGCCCACCGTGCTCGCGGTTCGCGCCGAAGCGCTGGCGTTTGACGGGCGCACCCTGCACAACGTGGTGGTCGGTGGCTCGCGCGACGGGCTGGTCTGGCGTGCCAATGCGGACGCAGACGAACTCAATGGCTACCTCGAATACCGCCAGCCTTCAGGGGCCGGGGCCGGCCGGGTCTATGCCCGGCTGGCGCGGCTGAGCATCGCCGCGTCGGCGGCGCGCGAAGTCGAGCAGCTGCTTGACGAGCAGCCAGCCAACATTCCCGCGCTGGATGTGGTGGTGGACGAACTCGAGTTGCGCGGCAAGAAGCTCGGGCGGGCCGAGATCGACGCCGTCAACCGCGGCGGCAGCGTGGTGGCGCGCGAAGGCGGGGTGCGTGAGTGGCGGCTCAACAAGCTCAACCTGGCCATGGCCGAGGCGCATTTCAGCGCCACCGGCAACTGGGCGGCGCTGAATGCGCAGCCGACGGCGCCGGGCGGCCCGCGTCCGGCCCGCGTGCCGGGCGAAGTCCGGCGCACGGTGATGAATTTCCGGCTGGACATTACCGACTCCGGGCAATTGCTGACCCGCTTCGGCATGAAGGACGTGATCCGGCGCGGCAAGGGCCGCATGGAGGGACAGGTGGCCTGGCTGGGCTCGCCGCTGACCATGGACTATCCTTCGCTGAGCGGGGCGTTCAATGTCAATGTGGAAGGCGGCCAGTTCCTCAAGGCCGAACCGGGGTTGGCCAAGCTGCTGGGGGTGTTGAGCCTGCAGTCGCTGCCGCGGCGCCTGACGCTGGATTTCCGTGATGTGTTCAGCGAGGGCTTTGCATTTGACTTTGTGCGCGGCGACGTCACCATTCAGCAAGGCATCGCCGCGACCAACAACCTGCAGATGAAGGGCGTGAACGCCGCCGTGCTCATGGATGGCCGCGCCGACATAGCCCGGGAGACGCAGGACCTCAAGGTGGTGGTGGTGCCCGAGATCAACGCGGGGACGGCGTCGCTGGTGGCGACGGTGATCAACCCGGTCGTGGGCCTGGGGACCTTCCTGGCGCAGATGGTGTTGCGCAACCCGCTGATCCGGGCCGCGACGCAGGAGTTCCACATTGACGGCACCTGGGCCGACCCGCGTGTCACGCGGGTGGACCGCAAGGCGCTGACCGAGGGCAAGGCCGAGGCAACCGATGCGGCGCGACCCGGCGCCACACAGTGAATCCAAGGAGAAAGTGATGAAGGCAGCCGCCATCCAGATGGTCTCGGGCGTTTCGCTGGAGGCCAACCTGCACACCGCGCGCGTCCTGCTGGCGCAGGCCGCCCGCGATGGCGCCGAGCTGGCCGTCCTGCCCGAGTACTTCTGCCTCATGGGCCACCGGGACAGCGACAAGCTGGCCGCGCGCGAAACCTGGGGCGATGGCACCGTGCAGCAGTTCCTGGCCACCGCCGCGCGTGAGCTGGGGCTGTGGATCGTGGGCGGCACGCTGCCCCTGGCCACCGTCAGCGAGACCCATGTGCGCAACACCAACCTGGTGTTTTCGCCGGCCGGCCAGTGCGTGGCCCGCTACGACAAGATCCATCTCTTCAAGTTCAGCAACGGGCGCGAGCAGTACGACGAGTCGCGCGTGATCGAGAGCGGCGCCGATCCCGTCAGCTTCGAGCTGCCCTCGCGCGACGGCAAGACCTGGCGCGTGGGCCTGTCGGTCTGCTACGACCTGCGCTTTCCCGAGCTGTACCGGGCCCTGCGGGCCGACCTGCTGCTGGTGCCCAGTGCCTTCACCCATGTCACCGGGCAGGCCCACTGGGAGCTGCTGCTGCGGGCGCGGGCCATCGAGAATCTGGCCTATGTGCTGGCGCCGGCCCAGGGCGGCAGCCACGAGAACGGGCGGCGCACCTGGGGCCATTCGATGCTGGTCGATCCCTGGGGCGTGGTGATCGACCAGCGGCCCGAGGGCGCGGGCGTGGTGGCCGGCGTGCTCGACGGCGACCGGCTGGCGCAGGTGCGCCTGCAGCTGCCGGCGCTGGAGCACCGGGTGCTGTGAGCGCGGTGCCCGCGATCCCCGCCGGCGCGGCGGGCCCGCGCCGCCTCCCGGTGCGGCTGCGCTGGTCGCTGTGGGGCCTGATGGTGGTGCTGGTGGTGGCGATGCTGATCACGCTGGTCTGGCTGGCGGGCCGCTATGAGGCCAGCCAGGTGCAGTCCAAGCTGGAGCGTGACACGGCCGACGCGGTGAGCGACATCCGCAACGCCATGTCGCGCAACGCCCAGACGCTGCAGGCGCTGCACGCGGCCGTGGGCGAGCCGGCGCGCTGGCAGGCCGAAGCCGCGAGCCTGCTGCGCGAGCACCGCGAGTGGGTCCGCGTCGAATGGCGCGATGCCCGGCTGGCCACCCTGCTGGCGGCCGACACGCCCTACCGTCCGGCCGTCTTTGCCAAGCTGGGCCGCCAGAATGCGCTGGCCGACGTGGCGCTGGCCTGCACCCATGCGCGGCGCGTGAGCGGGCCGGCCTATGCCACCAGCTACTTCGTGCCCCAGCTGGACGGGCTGGGCGTGGAGGTCATGGAGCTGTGCATGCCGCAGGTGGTGGCCGGTGAGCTCACCGGCTACATCGTGGCCACCTACGCATTGCAGACCATCCTGACCGACCTGATCAGCCGCCAGCTCACGCGCAGCCAGGAGGTCTCCTTCACCGAGGCCGATGGCACCCGGCTGGCGCTGCACGGCTCGGCGCGGCGGGGCAGCCGCATCTTTACGGCGCAGCAGCTGGTGGACCTGCCGGGCAACACGCTGGTGCTGCGCATCGACGCCTGGCGCGCCGCACCCGACCTGTTTCCCAATGTGCTGACCGCGCTGGTGTCGGCCATGTCGATCGCGCTGGTGTCGGTGCTGGTGCTGCTGGGCAAGGACATGCGCCGGCGCCTGCGCGCCGAACACGATCTTGCGGAGGCACTGGCCTTTCGCAAGGCCATGGAGGACTCGCTGGTCACCGGGCTGCGCGCGCGCGACCTGCAGGGGCGCATCACCTACGTGAACCCGGCGTTCTGCCAGATGGTGGGCTTCCCGCCCGAGGAACTGCTGGGTCATGCGACCCCGGCGCCCTACTGGCCGCCGGAGCTGGCACACGGCTATTTCCTGCGGCAATCGACCCGGCGCGCCGGCGAGAACGCGCCGCCGCGCGAGGGCTTCGAGTCGGTCTTCATGCGCAAGGACGGCACCCGTTTCCCGGTGCTGATCATCGAGGCGCCGCTGATCAACGCCAGCGGCGTGCAGACCGGCTGGATGAGCGCATTCCTGGACATCAGCGAGCAGCGCCGCGTCGAGGAACTGTCGCGCGCCAGCCAGGACCGCCTGCAGGCCACGGCGCGGCTGGCCACCGTGGGCGAGATGGCCTCGCTGCTCAGCCACGAGCTCAACCAGCCGCTGGCCGCCATTGCCAGCTATGCCAGCGGCTCGCTGAACCTGCTGCGCCATGGGCCGCACGCCGTGGCGGACCTCGAAATGGCCATGCACCGCATTGCCGGGCAGGCCGAGCGCGCGGGCAAGGTCATCCGCAGCGTGCACGACTTCGTGCGCCGGCGCGACCAGGCCCGTGAGCCCATCGTTCCGCAGGAGCTGCTGGACGCGATCATGCCGCTGGTCAGCCTGCAGGCGCGCAAGCTCGGCGTGTGGGTGGAAACCCGGCTCGCGCCCGACCTGCCCCGGGTGCTGTGCGACCGGACCATGGTGGAGCAGGTGCTGCTCAACCTTGCGCGCAATGCCATGCAGGCCATGGACGAGGCCGCGGTGCCGCAGCGCCAGCTCATCATCCAGGTGCGTCGTACCGGGGCGGCGGGCGCGGCGGCCAAGGGCTGGCTCGAGTTCTCGGTGGCCGACCAGGGGCCGGGCATCTCGGAGGAAGTGGGGCAGCAGCTGTTCACCCCGTTCTTCACCACCAAGGCCGAGGGCATGGGCCTGGGCCTGAGCCTGTGCCGTACCGTGGTGGAGCAGCATGGGGGATTCCTCGCATTCGAACCCAACCATCCGCAGGGTACGATTTTCCGGTTCACCCTGCCCGTGGATCCGGGCGCCCCAACCAGCACCTCCTGATGCAGCCTGTCCTGAATGCCACTGTTTACATCGTCGATGACGACGCCAGCGTGCGCGACGCGCTGGCCTGGCTGCTGCGTTCGCGGCACCTGCCCAGCGAATCGTTCGCGGGGGGCGAGGACTTCGAGCGCCTGCTGCACAGCGGCTTTGTGCCGCGCGAGCCCTGCTGCCTGCTGCTGGACGTGCGCATGCCCGGCATCAGCGGGCTGGCGCTGTTCGAGGCCCTGATCGAACGCGGCCTGGCCGCGGTCATGCCCGTGATCTTCCTGACCGGCCATGCCGACGTGCCCACCGCGGTCGAGGCCGTGAAGCGCGGCGCCTTCGACTTCTGCGAAAAGCCGTTCTCCGACAACGCGCTGGTGGACCGCATCGAGCAGGCCATCCAGCAGTCGGCCCGGGTGCTGGCCGAGCAGCGGCAAAGCCGGCAGATCCAGTCGCGGCTGGGCGAGTTGACCGACCGCGAGCGCGACGTGATGCGGCTGGTGGTGGAGGGCCTGCCCAACAAACTGATCGCCGACCAGCTGGACATCAGCGTGCGCACGGTCGAGGTCCACCGCTCGCGCGTGTTCGACAAGATGGAAGTCAAGTCGGCGGTTGAGCTGGCCAATTTGCTACGAAATACATAGCGCACAGTGGCCGCCAGTCCTGGACTCCAGCCTATTTTGGCTCTGAATCCTCTGGAGAATCGGGTGGAGCGGCCTGCGGCAGCTCGCCTTTGTCGCGGCCCGAGAACATGGTCCACCACACAATCGCGACCAGCACCACCATGGCCAGCAGGGCTTCAAGCAAAATCAGACCCATGACCGGTTTCTCCAGGCTTGTTGCAACGCTGCTGATTGTAGGAACGCTGGCCGCCTGCGGCAGCGCGCCGCCGTTGCCCGCCGAGGCGCCCCCACCGGCAACGTCTGCTGCGCCGCCAACGGCCTTGCCGGCCGACGACACCTCGCCCCTGCCGCCGCCCCTGCAACAGGGCCGCAGCCGCTGGACGCCCGTGCGCTGGGCCGAACTGCCCGGCTTTGCCGACGACGCGCTGCACGAAGCCTGGAACGCCTGGCTCAAAAGCTGTGAGCGCCCCGGCCCGACCTTTGCCCCGCTGTGCGGGCAGATCCGCCAGCTCAGCATCGGCAGCGCCGACGACCAGCGGGCCTGGATGATGGCGCACCTGCAGCCCTACCGCGTGGCCCCGCTGTCGGGCACCAGCGACGGCCTGCTCACTGGCTACTACGAGCCCCTGCTGGAGGCCACCCGCCTGCCCGACGCTGGCCACACCGTGCCGCTGTACCGCCCGCCCGCCGGCCTGGCGACGCGCCGGCCCTGGTACACGCGCCAGGAAATCGACACGCTGCCCGAAGCCCGGGCCGCGCTGCGCGGGCGCGAGATCGCCTGGCTGGCCGATCCGCTGGACGCGCTGGTGCTGCAGATCCAGGGCTCGGGCCGGTTGCGCATCACCGAGGCCGACGGCACCCAGCGGCTGGTCCGCCTGGCCTTTGCGGCGAGCAACGAGCAGCCTTACCGCAGCGTGGGCGGCTGGCTGCTGCAGCAGGGCGCGATCCGCGACGCCTCATGGCCGGGCATCAAGGCCTGGACGCTGCAGAACCCGCAGCGCGTGAACGAGATGCTCTGGAGCAACCCGCGCACGGTGTTCTTCCGCGAGGAGCCGCTGGCCGAGTTCGAGGCCGCCTTTGGCCCGCGCGGGGCCCAGGGGGTGGCGCTCACGCCGGGCCGCTCCATCGCGGTGGACCGCGAGAGCATTCCCTATGGCACACCGGTCTGGCTGGCATCCAGCGGTCCGGTGGTGAACCTGCAGCGCCTCGTGCTGGCGCAGGACACGGGCAGCGCCATCACCGGCGCCGTGCGGGCCGACTACTTCGCGGGCTGGGGCCCCGAGGCCGGTGAACTTGCCGGGCGGCTCAAGCAGCCGCTCAAGCTGTGGGTGCTGTGGCCCAAATGAAGCACCTGCCCCCGCTGCGGATGAGCCTGGGGCTGGTCGCCGCCGCCTGGCTGACCGGCTGCGCCGGCCCGGCCACGGCGCCGCCCGCGCCGCGCTACCACTGCGAGCATGGCATCGAGTTCACCGTGAGGTTCATCGATGACTCGGCCGTGCTCGATGGCGTGCGGGGCCGCGAGGTGCTGTACCGTGACGCTGGTGGCCTCGCGCCGGGTCAGACCGTCTACAGCAACACCCACATGCGCGCCGAATTTGGCCTGGGCACCAGTGGCCGCGAGGCCATCGTGCGCTACCCGCTGCTGCCGCTGGCGGCGCGCTGCGCGCGCGACTGACGCGCCCCGCAGCCGCGGGCCTTCAAGAAACTGTCACACACCGTTCGTAGGATCGCGCTCGTCGCACAGGCCGCAAGGCCCGTGCGAAGCAGTGAACTCCGGCTCCGCCTGGCCTGGCCATGGCGAGCCCATAACCATGGAACCCTACGACATGTCCCAACCCGTTCAAAACTCCCGCCGCGACATCCTGAAAATGTTCGCCGGTGTGCCCATGCTGCCCCTGACCACGGGCAGCCTGCTGTCGGTGGCATCGCTGACCGCCTGTGGCGGCAGCTCGGACACCAGCTACAAGTCCGCCAGCTTCTCGTCCATGGCCGCGCCCACGCTGGCCAACCCGGCCGCCATGGCCACCACCAGCGTGGCCTCGAGCCTGACCGTCAGCTTCAATGACGCGACCTCGCAGACCTACAAGCTGGCCTACCAGCCCTTCTTCGTCACCGGCGACATGGTGGCCGACGGCAAGGGCGGCAAGGTGCTGGCGGGCGGCTACTACGACATCAACAACCAGCCCATCATCGACAAGTCGGTGGCGGGCAAGGAGCGCCAGTTCTTCTCGGACGCGCCCGATGGCATGTCGCTGCTCAAGCTGGACAAGCCCACCGTCTCGGGCGTCAAGGGCAACACGGTGTTTGCCGTGGTGCAGTTCGAATACACCACGCGCGACCAGGCCGGCGTGTCGGCCTATGGCCAGCTGCCGTCCCCCATCGCCGTGCTCACGCTGGACCAGGACCCCGCCACGGGCAAGCTGTCCCTGGTCAAGTACCACAACGTGGACACC encodes:
- a CDS encoding TIGR02099 family protein, with the protein product MNDSAPSPSRLLKTYAAVARWFLWLLLAVWLVFALAWGALHGWIVPRIGEFRPDLEIEATRVLGIPVRIGEITARTEGLVPSFELANVVLLDPQGREALRLPRVVAALSPRSLWNLGFEQLYIDRPELDVRRAADGRVFVAGLDFSRGGSDGRAADWFFSQTEFVIHQGTVRWTDELRGKAPLALAAVDFVARNSARRHALRLDATPPADWGQRFTLRGVFRQPLWSARAGQWTQWDGQVHADFAQVDVSQLRGYPGLGLDLTEGRGAVRLWADVRKGELAGGVADLALTDVSGTLGPGLQPLSLAYLSGRVGGRRLAGGFDFSTQDLRFRTREGLVWPGGNVAVTWTGATGGQPARGELRADRLDLAALGQVASRLPLGTVTHAALTAYAPRGMVETIQGRWQGPPDALQSYQAKGRVVGLEIASRAASLPAGSTLTHAPAGSPGIRGAALDFDFTQAGGTARLRMSKGALDLPGVFEEPTLPLDELSADARWQIKDRQLSLSLDNLKFSNADLDGQARLSWQTSDPARSANHSRFPGVLDLQGTLSRADGARVHRYLPLVIAQPARRYVREAVVQGSASGVKFRVRGDLLHLPFKDPKLGEFHISANVKNTEFAFVPRAIAPRGAAPWPALTQLSGELVFDGNTMQVKGASGRLSGGPGLQVTNAQALIPDLAHSTTVVVSAEVRGPLSEALSVVNASPLSALMGHALDQTVANGNAEVRLHLTLPVNTIDRSRVQGSLTLAGNDLQITPDSPVLGRARGSVLFSESGFSLAGAQARTLGGEMRLEGGSRAGASPAERGGVQFRAQGTVTAEGLRQATELGFVSRLAQSMQGSATYTAALGFRRGVPELSIASSLQGLALTLPPPMNKSAEALMPLRYDSALLAESLAPGARLADQISVGLGRVASLTYVRDLSEPVARVRRGAIGVGLAAGESAPLPEQGVMANIHLGTVDVDAWDKVLSGASGASLSAPAETGGTANRAALDYLPTVLAVRAEALAFDGRTLHNVVVGGSRDGLVWRANADADELNGYLEYRQPSGAGAGRVYARLARLSIAASAAREVEQLLDEQPANIPALDVVVDELELRGKKLGRAEIDAVNRGGSVVAREGGVREWRLNKLNLAMAEAHFSATGNWAALNAQPTAPGGPRPARVPGEVRRTVMNFRLDITDSGQLLTRFGMKDVIRRGKGRMEGQVAWLGSPLTMDYPSLSGAFNVNVEGGQFLKAEPGLAKLLGVLSLQSLPRRLTLDFRDVFSEGFAFDFVRGDVTIQQGIAATNNLQMKGVNAAVLMDGRADIARETQDLKVVVVPEINAGTASLVATVINPVVGLGTFLAQMVLRNPLIRAATQEFHIDGTWADPRVTRVDRKALTEGKAEATDAARPGATQ
- the glnE gene encoding bifunctional [glutamate--ammonia ligase]-adenylyl-L-tyrosine phosphorylase/[glutamate--ammonia-ligase] adenylyltransferase, with protein sequence MTGSGSLGSMHKSEVLLNGQPVDGTGQAGGEAASLSSHSRFVQRLRRRYAAELALLPQGAPVHASIAATYEALKRQTPDAGTALRVLRQLVMERLVRLDCDGQAPLATITRAVTELAEFALDIACTEARSELDARHGAPLAPDGRPAQLWVVGMGKLGARELNVSSDIDLIYVYDHDGETAGDAEGHQRISNHEYFSKAVRIIYGLIGDTTEHGFVFRVDLALRPNGNSGPAAVSLGALEEYFQVQGREWERFAWLKSRVIAPRACVESGSAQELRGAVLPFVFRRYLDYNVFDSLRVLHRQIREHAAKRSAGRPERANDVKLSRGGIREIEFTVQLLQVVRGGQFPELRTRPTLAALQRVARAGLMPQATADAMARAYEFLRRVEHRIQYLDDQQTHVLATRDDDLAWIAQTMGFANCCPFLSELDTHRELVAQEFDKLLGGGARECKGNCSGPKSGRAPAPDLDELLAQLPEALGERLAQWRGHPRVLALRDDARDRLARLIQRTATWLREGRVTAEAAVRLADWIEPLLRRESYLALLLERPAVHERLLRLLGAARWPARYLLQHPGVIDELASDEMLQQRFVADDFEREMEQRRRSLEITGEDDDEALLNLLRRAHHAEVFRTLARDIEGRLTVEQVADDLSALADALLRVTARWCWQRLKGRHREEPCFAIIGYGKLGGKELGYGSDLDIVFVYEDDDERAPEVYAAFVRKLINWLSVKTAEGDLFEIDTALRPNGNSGLLVTRFEAYARYQQQRGSNTAWTWEHQAMTRARFVLGMGDTPGPQALAARFAAVRDAVITAPRDIPALRDEIIGMRDKVRAAHPIRGGRFDVKHSTGGMVDVEFAVQFLVLSQSASHPGLRPNLGNITLLRLAEGAGLLPAGVGEDAARAYRELRRVQHQARLNETPTQVDPPALQAERDAVLALWDHVFGR
- a CDS encoding carbon-nitrogen hydrolase family protein — protein: MKAAAIQMVSGVSLEANLHTARVLLAQAARDGAELAVLPEYFCLMGHRDSDKLAARETWGDGTVQQFLATAARELGLWIVGGTLPLATVSETHVRNTNLVFSPAGQCVARYDKIHLFKFSNGREQYDESRVIESGADPVSFELPSRDGKTWRVGLSVCYDLRFPELYRALRADLLLVPSAFTHVTGQAHWELLLRARAIENLAYVLAPAQGGSHENGRRTWGHSMLVDPWGVVIDQRPEGAGVVAGVLDGDRLAQVRLQLPALEHRVL